The genomic DNA CGCACGACGACAGCAAAACATAAATCAACAGAAGCCCAAACTTGCGTGCGCCCAACATTTTTCAGATTCTCTTCGACAGAGGAGATTTGCTTCAGGCGAGCCGCCGTGGGCTTCACCGATCGGCTCCATTAAAATCTGTTTGCTGTGGGTTTTCCAGAGCTTGGCAATCGCCCCGCCATTCGTTCAGCGGCAAGCCAATCCCTGCAGCACGTCAACCATCGTCGACTAGGCTGAATTCCTTCACCTCGACGCTCCACGTCTATTCGATCTGCCGTCTCAATGTTCCGTCGCTCATACCTGGCACTGACTTGATTGCCTAACTGCTGCTAAGCAACCGCTTCGTATTCAAATACCGTGACCGATGACAGCACCAAACAGAAAGGAACTCGCACAACGATCCGTCATTTCGCACTGAACCATCACATGGCACGAGCAGAGCCCGACAGGTGGTCGAACAGAGAAAGGATTGCCGTGGGGTTGGTGTCCATACAACAAGATCGTTGCACCACCCGATGCTCCCGAAATCGAAAGACGGCAGGGTGTGAATTGACGTGCCGCTGATCTTCGCCCCCCAGGACGGCTTCGACGCTTAAGTTCAGCAAGCTTTGATCAGCAGAAGGCCGCAGGTTACACTTTCTACTTGAATCTCCAGCGCGAGTTCCGCGCTTCCCGCCGGTCAATTACCAAGCAATCCCCGGTGTACATTCGACCCCGCCAAATTGATAGACTGCAACGCGAGCGGGGTTTGCAGTCATTTCCAGACCTGCACGCCCCCACCGATCACGTGTGGGTAAACCGCAAAATGGGGCAGCTCTCCCAAAAGGGGACTACAGTTTGGTGTGAGGCCAGGGCGTGAAATGCTTCGATTCGGCTTGCATTCGCAAATGCGAGTTTTGCCACTGTTGACTGTTCAAAACGGCACGCGTGAGGCAAAATGATCTCGATCCAGCACGACTTGAAATCAACGGCTTGCCTGCAAGACCACGATCGGTCGAGTTTCTCTAGCACTATCAAACCAGCAATGGATCACGAACAAACGACGCTCGATGTTCAAAGGTATCTGGACGAACTTGGGAACTTGGATGGAAGTGCACCGGCGGAACCGATCATTCGAGCATTGATCGATCGCTCGGTCGGGCGTTTGCAAATGTTGTGCGAAGCGTTGTTGGTTCGCAGCTATCCGCGATTGATGCAGCCTCCGTTGAATCTACAGTCCGAAGAGATGCTGAGCGCGGTGGTCGATCGATTGATCAAAGCGATGCAGCAGGTCCGCCCGGCGACCGTACGGCAGTTTTTTGGACTGGCAAATCAACACATGCGCTGGGAACTCAACGATCTTGCCCGCCGACTCGACAAACATCCAGCCGATCACGAGCTGAATGCGGGATTGGCGATGGCACCCGAACCAAGCGCGTCTCAGCTGACTCCCAACGCGGTGCGAATGCTCGATGCAATCGACAATCTTCCCGATGACGAGCGCGAGGTGTTTGGGCTGGTCCGTATCCAAGGCATGACACATACCGAGGCGGCGGATCTATTGGACGTTTCACCAAAGACGATTCAACGACGTTTGAACCGGTGTATGATTCTGCTGACCGCGTCACTGGGAGACCTGAATCCCGACACCCCACCAGCAACCGAAGTCGGACCAGCTGGGGATTAGCATTGCTTTAGCATGCTGCCACAGCGGCGCCGCAATGCGGAAGATGGTGTAATGAATTACGAAGCTCAATTGGAAGTCTTGCTCGAGGAAATTCTTGAGTCGCATCGTTCGATCGAGGATGTGTGCGCCGAACATCCAGCCCTGGCCAACGACCTGCGTCGCCGATTCCACGAGCTGCGGAATGTCGAAGCCCAGATCGATCTGTTGTTTCCAAGTCCAGCCAGTCCCGGGTCGATGCCGCACGTCGCGTCGGCTGTCCTAAACGCCGACCTGCCCACAATCCCCGGCTATGAGGTGCAAACGATCCTTGGCCACGGCGGAATGGGAGTGGTCTATCGCGCCCGTCAGGTCAATCTGAATCGAGACGTTGCGATCAAAATGTTGTTGGCCGGACCGTACGCCAGCCAGGTTGAACGGTTGCGGTTTGCCCGCGAAGCGGAGGCGATCGCGCGTTTACAACATCCGCAAATCGTACAAATCTACGACGTTGGCGAGGTCTCTGGCCGCCCGTTCTACGCGATGGAGTTGGTGGAAGGGGGAACACTCGCGCAACAGCTCGCCGACAAACCGGTCTCGGTGCGCGACGCTGCGGAGACGCTTGCGTTGCTGTCGCGAGCCGTGCAATCGGCGCACGAGTGCGGGATCGTGCACCGCGACCTGAAACCCGCCAACATCTTGCTGGACGAAAACGCGACGCCCAAGATCAGCGATTTCGGACTCGCACGGCAAGTCGATTTCGACGCCGGGTTAACACTCACCGGCGCCCGCATGGGGACGCCCAGCTACATGGCGCCCGAACAGGTAATCGGTGGCGAGATCGGACCGGCTGTCGACATCTATGCGTTGGGGACGTTGCTGTACCAGATGCTCACCGGTCGGCCGCCGTTTCGCGGTGAATCGGTGATCGAAACCGAACAGCGTTTGATTTCCGAAACGCCGCAATCTCCGTCGGAGCTTAATTCCAGCGTCCCCCGCGATCTAGAAACGATCTGCCTGAAGTGTCTCGAAAAAGAGCCTTATCAACGGTACGCAACCGCAGCCGAACTGGCTGATGATCTGCAACGCTTTTTGAGGTATGAACCGATCGCTGCGCGGCCGATCGGTCGCGCGGTTCGTTTGGGACGCTGGGTGCGTCGCAGTCCAACAACCGCCGCGTTGATCGTGACGGCGTTAGCTCTGTTAGGCATGTCCGCGATCTACGGTACGCGTGAACTCGCCCTGGCGGCAAACCGACAGACCGAAAAGGCTCGTCTGACCGCGCGGTTGGAATCGGGACTCAAGCTCGAACGGGAGGGGCGGTATTCCGAAACGCGAGCCCTATTGGGAAAGTTGGGGGACGGCGGCCATCAAGACCTTCGCCAGCGGATCGATCGCGCGGTGGCAAACCTAGATAGTGTCGAAGAACTTGTCGCGCTGCGACTACATCGCGTCTCGGTGAACGACGGACGCTATGACGCGCAATCCAATCGAGCTCATGCCGACGCCCGCTACGAAATACTGTTCGATCGATTGGATATCGGGAATCCCGACCAACCGCCGGCCGACGTCGCCGCCCGAATCAAAACTTCGGACTTTCGCGACGCGTTGGTCGCCGCACTGGACAACTGGGCCGTCTGTGCAGATGCCCCGACGCGGCGGTGTTGGTTGCTGGAGGTCGCTTGTCTGGCAGATCACGATCCAACGGGGCTCCGCGATCGGATTCGCAGCCCGGACACATGGCTTGATCAAGCCGCGCTCTCGGAACTCTCCCAAGCTGCGTTGAATGCCGGAGTATCGATTCAGCTGCTGCGAGCGATCGGAGACCGGATGGCCGAAGCGGGAATGGAACCGATCGCATTTCGCAAGCAGATACAACGAATCCACACCGACGATTTTTTGGCTAACTTTACACTCGCCGATGAACTTCGCGACCAGGATCCCGCCGACGCCGTCCGCTACTACCAAGCGGCTCTCGCAATTCGTCCCCAAGCCGCCCTGGCTCACAACAACATGGGATTGGCACTCGAGCAACTTGGACGCAAGGAGGAAGCGCAGGCGTACTTCGAGTCCGCTCTGCAGATCGATCCAACCTTCGTCATGGCGATCTACAATGTCGGACGATGCGACGCCGATGCGGGGAACTTTGCAGAGGCGATCGCCCAGTTCCAAGCAGCCTTGCGGATCGATCCGAACCTCCCAGTTGCTCATTACCAATTGGGATTAGCCAATGCCGCTCGTGGAGATCATCCCGAGGCGATCGGAGCTTTTCGCAGCGCGATCGAATTGGATCCGCAGCACGCAGCCGCTTACGGTGCGATGGGCGAATCGCTGTTGCAGATCAAACGGGTTGAAGAAGCGGAGTGTGCGCTGCGGAAGTGCCTGGAACGGATACCATTAAACGATCCGCAGCGGCCGCGGTTTGATCAGCTACTGGAGCAATGCAGCCAACGCTGATCTCAAGTGGCGACCGCGTGGGGCGCCCGCCGGCTATGGCGGGCGTTTACGCGAGGTCGAACAGCATGATCTCGGCGTCGCTGGTCGCATCGATCCGCAACAGCGATTCGTTTTCGATCGCGGCTCCCGTTCCCGTTTCGAGATGGTTGGAGTTAAGAGCGACCGAACCACGCAACACTTGCAACCAGGCGTATCGGCCTGCATCGATCGCAAAATCGAGTGTCGCTCCGCTTTCCAGCTTCGAAAGATACAGCAGCGCGTCCTGTTGGATCGACAGCGATCCGTCGCGTCCATCGGGCGATGCGACCACGCGAAGCGAGTTCTTCATCTCTCCGTCATCAAACCGCCGGCGTTCGCTGCTGGGCCTGACATCGCGAACTTTAGGGAGCAGCCAGACCTGGTAAAAGTGCGCCGATTGATTTTCCGAAGGGTTGATTTCGCTGTGCGAGATCCCAGTCCCCGCGCTGATCCGCTGCAGTTCCCCGGCCTGCACGACTTCGCCCTCCTCCATCCAATCCTTCAATTCAAGCGTCCCGTCGAGGACGTAAGAAACGATTTCCATGTTGGCGTGCGCATGGCGTCCGAAGCCATGCCCGGCGGCAACGCAGTCCTCGTTCATCGCTCGCAGGGCGCGAAATCCCATGTGAGCCTGGTCGTGATAGGATGCAAAGGAAAACGTGTGGTACGACTTCAGACGGCCTAAATCAGCGCGGCCACGTTCATTCGACTTACGAAGTGTGATCATCGTTTCCGGTCTATATAGAATAGGTGTCGTCATTTCGACGCAATCCGTGATTTCGCTGACCGCCGTTAATGCATTGCTTAACGGCAATCGCGTCCTCCGGGCATGTCGTCGCAGCGTGCAGCAAACGTCGTCGGGCGACCTAGTGCGAACGAATCGCGAGGGAGTCTTGCCCGACAGAGTTGCCGTAGCAAACGCAAACCGCCACTTATGATGCCACCTATATAAGCGTTGGGGGTGGACATGGGGGGCCACGAAAATTTGACGCTTTCACGCCCAGCCCAATTAAACCCAGGCATCCACGTCCTTGAATTCCCTTAGGTTTTGTGCGATCCTGCGCGAGCTGCGGCGGCTGGCG from Rosistilla oblonga includes the following:
- a CDS encoding pirin family protein, with translation MITLRKSNERGRADLGRLKSYHTFSFASYHDQAHMGFRALRAMNEDCVAAGHGFGRHAHANMEIVSYVLDGTLELKDWMEEGEVVQAGELQRISAGTGISHSEINPSENQSAHFYQVWLLPKVRDVRPSSERRRFDDGEMKNSLRVVASPDGRDGSLSIQQDALLYLSKLESGATLDFAIDAGRYAWLQVLRGSVALNSNHLETGTGAAIENESLLRIDATSDAEIMLFDLA
- a CDS encoding protein kinase domain-containing protein encodes the protein MNYEAQLEVLLEEILESHRSIEDVCAEHPALANDLRRRFHELRNVEAQIDLLFPSPASPGSMPHVASAVLNADLPTIPGYEVQTILGHGGMGVVYRARQVNLNRDVAIKMLLAGPYASQVERLRFAREAEAIARLQHPQIVQIYDVGEVSGRPFYAMELVEGGTLAQQLADKPVSVRDAAETLALLSRAVQSAHECGIVHRDLKPANILLDENATPKISDFGLARQVDFDAGLTLTGARMGTPSYMAPEQVIGGEIGPAVDIYALGTLLYQMLTGRPPFRGESVIETEQRLISETPQSPSELNSSVPRDLETICLKCLEKEPYQRYATAAELADDLQRFLRYEPIAARPIGRAVRLGRWVRRSPTTAALIVTALALLGMSAIYGTRELALAANRQTEKARLTARLESGLKLEREGRYSETRALLGKLGDGGHQDLRQRIDRAVANLDSVEELVALRLHRVSVNDGRYDAQSNRAHADARYEILFDRLDIGNPDQPPADVAARIKTSDFRDALVAALDNWAVCADAPTRRCWLLEVACLADHDPTGLRDRIRSPDTWLDQAALSELSQAALNAGVSIQLLRAIGDRMAEAGMEPIAFRKQIQRIHTDDFLANFTLADELRDQDPADAVRYYQAALAIRPQAALAHNNMGLALEQLGRKEEAQAYFESALQIDPTFVMAIYNVGRCDADAGNFAEAIAQFQAALRIDPNLPVAHYQLGLANAARGDHPEAIGAFRSAIELDPQHAAAYGAMGESLLQIKRVEEAECALRKCLERIPLNDPQRPRFDQLLEQCSQR
- a CDS encoding RNA polymerase sigma factor, producing the protein MDHEQTTLDVQRYLDELGNLDGSAPAEPIIRALIDRSVGRLQMLCEALLVRSYPRLMQPPLNLQSEEMLSAVVDRLIKAMQQVRPATVRQFFGLANQHMRWELNDLARRLDKHPADHELNAGLAMAPEPSASQLTPNAVRMLDAIDNLPDDEREVFGLVRIQGMTHTEAADLLDVSPKTIQRRLNRCMILLTASLGDLNPDTPPATEVGPAGD